The nucleotide sequence TGCGGATGGAAGCGCTGCGGCTGTCGGAAGCGTTCCGCGCCCGCGTGATCGATGCCACCACCGAGAGCTTTGTGTTCGAGATCACCGGAGGCACCGCCAAGATCGATCAGTTCATCAACCTGATGATTCCGCTCGGTCTCGTCGAGGTATCGCGGACCGGCGTCGCCGCAATCGCGCGCGGACCGGACGGAACGTAAACGCGCACATCTTCATCCCATGAAACCAATCGATATCGCGCTGGCGGTCGCTGTGGCCGTCATCTGGGGAGTTGGCTTCGTGGCGACCCGGTTTGCGGTCGACGAGATGTCGGCGACGCTGCTGACGGCGCTGCGCTTCGGCATCACGGCGCTGCCCTGCCTGTTCCTGCCGCGTCCGAAGCTGTCATGGGGACTGATTGTCGCGATCAGCTGGTTGCTGGTGGCGCAATTTCTGGCGCAGACCTATGGCCTGGCCCATGGCGTGCCGGCCGGGTTGACTGCGGTGATCGTGCAGAGCCAGGCACTGTTCACGGTGGCTTTCGCGGCCATCTTCCTGCGCGAGCTGCCGACGCGGCTTCAAGTGCTTGGCATCGCGATCGCAATGTGCGGGTTGCTGCTGATCTGTTTCACCGTCGGTTATGATTTCAGTGTCTGGGCGTTTTCGATATCGATGACCGCACCGGTCAGCTTTGCGGTGTCCAATCTGCTCCTGCGCCGCGCGCAGGACGTGTCGATGGTCGATCTGTTCGCGTGGATCGGCCTGCTGGCGATGCTGCCGCTGCTGGTAATCCTGCTCACTGTCGAAGGGCCTGCCGTCACGTGGCACGCGCTGACGCACATGTCGCTTCTGGCGGCTTCGTGTGTGCTGGCGCTGGCGCTGCTCGGGACGACGCTGGGCTACTGGATCTGGGGCCGGCTGCTAGGCAGATACTCAGCTGCGCAGGTGGTGCCGTTCGCGCTGCTGGTGCCCTTCTTCGGCGCCGGGGCATCGAGTATCGTGTTCGGCGAGACCTTTGGTCCGTTGCGCCTGACCGGCATGATCGTTGTCGTGCTGGGCATTGCCGTCATGTTGCTTTCGCGTCGTCCGCCGCCCCTCGTTGAAGTGGCCTGATCTCATGATCTCCCAGCAGCTTGCCATCGCGTTCATCGCTTTCGCTTCCGCCGCGCTGTTCACGCCG is from Afipia massiliensis and encodes:
- a CDS encoding EamA family transporter, whose translation is MKPIDIALAVAVAVIWGVGFVATRFAVDEMSATLLTALRFGITALPCLFLPRPKLSWGLIVAISWLLVAQFLAQTYGLAHGVPAGLTAVIVQSQALFTVAFAAIFLRELPTRLQVLGIAIAMCGLLLICFTVGYDFSVWAFSISMTAPVSFAVSNLLLRRAQDVSMVDLFAWIGLLAMLPLLVILLTVEGPAVTWHALTHMSLLAASCVLALALLGTTLGYWIWGRLLGRYSAAQVVPFALLVPFFGAGASSIVFGETFGPLRLTGMIVVVLGIAVMLLSRRPPPLVEVA